In Vicia villosa cultivar HV-30 ecotype Madison, WI unplaced genomic scaffold, Vvil1.0 ctg.002837F_1_1, whole genome shotgun sequence, a single window of DNA contains:
- the LOC131639893 gene encoding uncharacterized protein LOC131639893 encodes MSNLTKLDFGALDISGKNYLTWALDAQIHLSAEGHGDTIKEGNKSSDQQKAKAMIFLRRHLHEDLKNEYLTVTDPHVLWKNLKDRYDHQKIVILPKARYEWMHLRLQDFKSVSDYNSAMFRITSKLLLCGEKVTDEDMLEKTFSTFHASNVLLQQQYREKGFIKYSDLISCLLVAEQNNELLMKNHEARPTGTTPFPEVNVARHDHYRKNRGRGRAYARGHGRGRNYAHGLGFDRGRNGNHKNTYFHPKWKNVEKNEKEGQSSKTNENICYRCGGKGHWSRTCRTPKHLVDLYQKSLKNKKEKIETHFANEDDDPDYGNMDVTHLDIGDFFADPDGKIDHLIGDGSVKK; translated from the coding sequence ATGTCAAATCTTACAAAATTGGATTTTGGGGCTCTTGATATTTCGGGAAAGAACTATTTGACATGGGCCCTAGACGCCCAAATTCATTTAAGCGCAGAAGGTCACGGTGATACTATTAAAGAAGGAAATAaatcatctgatcaacaaaaggcAAAAGCCATGATATTCCTCCGTCGTCACCTTCACGAGGATCTTAAAAATGAGTATCTTACCGTAACTGACCCACATGTCTTGTGGAAAAATTTGAAAGATAGATATGATCATCAAAAAATTGTTATCCTACCAAAAGCTCGATATGAATGGATGCATTTACGTTTGCAGGATTTTAAAAGTGTAAGTGATTATAATTCTGCAATGTTTAGAATAACTTCTAAGTTATTATTATGTGGAGAAAAAGTAACTGATGAAGATATGCTAGAAAAAACATTTTCCACTTTTCATGCATCCAATGTGCTCCTGCAGCAGCAGTATCGAGAAAAGGGGTTTATTAAATATTCTGACCTAATATCTTGTCTTCTTGTGGCTGAGCAAAATAATGAACTATTGATGAAAAATCACGAGGCCCGTCCCACTGGTACAACTCCATTCCCAGAAGTGAATGTGGCAAGGCACGACCACTATAGGAAAAATCGTGGTCGCGGTCGTGCATATGCACGTGGTCATGGTCGTGGTCGTAATTATGCTCATGGTCTTGGTTTTGATCGTGGTCGCAATGGGAATCATAAAAACACATATTTCCACCCGAAGTGGAAAAAtgttgaaaagaatgaaaaagagggtcAGAGTagcaaaacaaatgaaaatatttGCTATCGTTGTGGAGGAAAAGGTCATTGGAGTCGCACTTGTCGTACTCCAAAACACCTTGTTGATCTTTATcaaaaatcactaaaaaataaaaaggaaaagattGAGACTCACTTtgctaatgaagatgatgatccaGATTATGGTAATATGGATGTTACCCATTTAGATATTGGTGACTTCTTTGCTGATCCAGATggaaaaattgatcaccttattgGAGATGGAAGCGTCAAGAAATAA